A genomic region of Sarcophilus harrisii chromosome 6, mSarHar1.11, whole genome shotgun sequence contains the following coding sequences:
- the WDR54 gene encoding WD repeat-containing protein 54, with product MRGPTSRARRGAAAGGTAGRTSRTSAPDRSMYRRERPVPMRSCPAALYNNLSVLPLPAPGLTQFALVHGPTAQLLSAAPDGLPVSQRQLHTKDGAGPGFPLITQAYWCVLPFRVLLVLTSQRGIQIYESDGSVMVYWHALDSTDASPVQALFARGIAASGHYICVGTWSGRVLVFDVPAKGPNIVLSEELDVHQAPITDIAAEPAQGQDCVADVVTADDSGLLCVWKSGPEFKLLTRISGFGTPCPSVQLWQGSVAAGYGDGQIRIYEASSGALHVQINAHARGICALDLAPEAGKLLSGAEDSFVHIWKLSRNPHSGCIEVEHCHAECVTDTQVCGARFCDLRGSSFAVTGYDLAEILRYSCV from the exons ATGCGGGGACCGACTAGCCGAGCGAGGCGCGGCGCCGCGGCCGGGGGCACAGCAGGAAG AACTTCCCGCACCTCCGCGCCCGACCGCAGCATGTACCGCAGGGAGCGGCCCGTGCCCATGCGCTCCTGCCCCGCGGCCCTCTACAACAACCTCTCCGTGCTGCCCCTGCCGGCCCCCGGCCTGACCCAGTTTGCCTTGGTCCACGGGCCCACTGCCCAGCTCCTCAGCGCCGCCCCCGACGGCCTTCCTGTGTCCCAGCGTCAGCTGCACACTAAAGATGGGGCCGGGCCGGGCTTCCCGCTCATCACCCAG GCCTACTGGTGCGTGCTGCCCTTCCGGGTGCTGCTGGTTTTGACTTCACAGAGAGGCATACAG ATATATGAGTCGGATGGCTCTGTCATGGTGTACTGGCACGCCCTGGACTCCACTGATGCCTCCCCAG TGCAGGCCCTGTTTGCCCGAGGAATTGCTGCCAGTGGCCACTACATCTGTGTGG GAACGTGGTCTGGCCGGGTCCTGGTGTTTGATGTCCCAGCGAAAGGGCCCAACATTGTGCTGAGTGAGGAGCTGGATGTGCACCAGGCGCCAATTACGGACATCGCGGCAGAGCCTGCTCAGGGTCAG GACTGTGTAGCTGATGTGGTGACAGCTGACGACTCAGGCCTTCTGTGTGTCTGGAAGTCAGGGCCAGAATTTAAGCTGCTGACCCGAATCTCAGGATTTGG GACTCCCTGCCCCTCGGTCCAGTTGTGGCAGGGCAGTGTAGCTGCCGGTTATGGGGACGGGCAGATCCGCATCTATGAAGCCAGCTCCGGGGCCCTGCATGTCCAGATCAACGCCCACGCCCGTGGGATCTGCGCCCTTGACTTGGCACCCGAGGCGGGCAAG CTGCTCTCGGGAGCTGAAGACTCCTTTGTGCATATCTGGAAGCTAAGCAGAAATCCCCACAGTGGCTGCATTGAG GTGGAGCACTGCCATGCAGAATGTGTGACTGACACTCAGGTGTGTGGAGCCCGCTTCTGTGACCTCAGGGGCTCCTCCTTTGCTGTGACCGGCTATGACCTAGCAGAGATCCTCAGATACAGCTGTGtgtga
- the C6H2orf81 gene encoding uncharacterized protein C2orf81 homolog isoform X1 yields MAHEGSRTGRDRGQARAKAEKVRPPTVPVPQIEIVPGRLNESEWITLMGIEEGEDVVGDILAELLARVMDATFKVYLAQQCIPFTISQAREAMLQITEWRFLARDEGETDVAEDPTWGEDEEPKASTTDTWAQGSVPVLHAPSPSIPPGLEHSAQPEATEIEDQLTSRKKSWISVPEDQSISLWGKPELKPTPGPPPTPEPSSQSPQHFVLPHPCADSAPNLSNYASVDLSVWESSQFSFEIASPVSPHPSIDLSIWTSPQVSLTSQADHIPSLSQSSQIPVHHIGGGDSSGQVEETVLPSPYYLSVPLPPFLASPSWNLPKLQSVPTPISSLTPSLLPAASAKFMRLQKGRSYLASGLVYDKMGRIIAMDPLDPTHLPQHQIHPLAKVVVPEAEVHPLDSYKEQRKHVKYGNGYRFRLPGRHRPIPHFRGGFPFPSPGLPFPAPGMEFPLQSPLKRWSSIQWPYGLEGATELLQMQPLHSSMIPDMGSGPRPDVSLLPNYGPKVLEATSQLMWKPSLLLDTMKLKPHVSLWNPSKNTHRSGYPVPHMEREQSPSLLLKEPSEQQPIQTHAVTPQVTVSQLLKGSSPRVRTFPSQDSVSTTFPEDS; encoded by the exons ATGGCGCACGAAGGCTCG AGAACCGGCAGGGATCGAGGGCAGGCCCGGGCCAAGGCAGAGAAAGTCCGCCCCCCGACGGTGCCTGTGCCCCAGATAGAGATTGTACCTGGGCGTCTGAATGAATCTGAATGGATCACCCTTATGGGCATTGAGGAAGGTGAGGATGTGGTAGGAGATATCTTGGCTGAACTGCTGGCTCGTGTGATGGATGCAACCTTCAAGGTCTACCTGGCCCAGCAG TGCATCCCATTCACCATCAGCCAAGCCCGAGAGGCCATGTTGCAGATCACTGAATGGCGATTCCTTGCAAGGGATGAGGGTGAGACAGATGTGGCCGAAGACCCCACGTGGGGGGAGGATGAAGAGCCTAAGGCCAGCACCACAGACACCTGGGCTCAAGGCTCCGTGCCTGTGCTGCATGCACCTTCCCCTTCTATTCCCCCAGGACTCGAACACTCTGCCCAACCTGAG GCCACTGAGATTGAGGATCAGCTCACCTCAAGAAAGAAGAGTTGGATCTCAGTCCCTGAGGATCAGAGCATCTCTTTATGGGGGAAGCCTGAGTTAAAGCCTACCCCAGGTCCCCCTCCAACACCAGAACCCTCTTCACAAAGTCCCCAACACTTTGTTTTGCCCCATCCCTGTGCCGATTCGGCCCCTAACCTGAGCAATTATGCCTCTGTGGATCTTTCTGTATGGGAAAGTTCCCAGTTTTCTTTTGAAATAGCCAGCCCGGTGAGTCCACATCCTTCTATAGATCTGTCCATATGGACAAGTCCTCAGGTGTCCCTAACTTCACAGGCTGATCATATTCCATCTCTTTCACAGAGTTCCCAGATCCCTGTACACCACATTGGAGGTGGGGACAGCTCAGGCCAAGTGGAAGAGACAGTTTTACCTTCCCCCTACTATCTGTCTGTGCCTCTTCCACCATTTTTGGCTAGTCCTTCCTGGAACCTTCCAAAACTCCAGTCTGTCCCAACCCCCATCTCTTCACTAACCCCCTCTTTGCTCCCTGCTGCCTCTGCCAAGTTCATGCGCTTACAGAAGGGGCGGTCATACCTAGCATCAGGCCTGGTGTATGACAAGATGGGACGGATCATAGCCATGGATCCACTGGATCCTACCCATCTACCCCAGCACCAAATTCATCCACTGGCTAAAGTTGTAGTCCCTGAGGCAGAGGTCCACCCCCTAGATTCATACAAGGAACAAAGGAAGCATGTAAAGTATGGGAACGGGTACCGATTCAGGCTGCCTGGCCGCCACAGGCCCATACCCCATTTCCGTGGTGGTTTTCCTTTCCCCAGCCCAGGACTTCCCTTCCCAGCCCCTGGCATGGAGTTCCCCCTCCAGAGCCCCCTGAAGCGATGGTCTAGCATCCAATGGCCTTATGGATTGGAAGGGGCAACAGAGTTGTTACAGATGCAGCCATTGCATTCAAGTATGATTCCAGATATGGGGTCAGGACCAAGGCCTGATGTGAGTTTGCTTCCTAACTATGGTCCAAAAGTCCTTGAAGCCACCTCCCAGCTGATGTGGAAACCTTCCTTACTTCTGGACACAATGAAGCTGAAGCCTCACGTAAGCCTCTGGAATCCAAGCAAAAACACGCATAGAAGTGGTTATCCTGTTCCCCACATGGAGAGAGAGCAGTCCCCCAGCCTGCTGCTTAAGGAACCTTCTGAGCAACAACCCATCCAGACCCATGCGGTTACCCCTCAGGTCACTGTGTCTCAGCTGCTGAAGGGCTCCTCACCTAGAGTTCGGACCTTTCCCTCTCAGGACAGTGTCAGCACCACCTTCCCTGAGGACTCCTGA
- the C6H2orf81 gene encoding uncharacterized protein C2orf81 homolog isoform X3: MAHEGSCIPFTISQAREAMLQITEWRFLARDEGETDVAEDPTWGEDEEPKASTTDTWAQGSVPVLHAPSPSIPPGLEHSAQPEATEIEDQLTSRKKSWISVPEDQSISLWGKPELKPTPGPPPTPEPSSQSPQHFVLPHPCADSAPNLSNYASVDLSVWESSQFSFEIASPVSPHPSIDLSIWTSPQVSLTSQADHIPSLSQSSQIPVHHIGGGDSSGQVEETVLPSPYYLSVPLPPFLASPSWNLPKLQSVPTPISSLTPSLLPAASAKFMRLQKGRSYLASGLVYDKMGRIIAMDPLDPTHLPQHQIHPLAKVVVPEAEVHPLDSYKEQRKHVKYGNGYRFRLPGRHRPIPHFRGGFPFPSPGLPFPAPGMEFPLQSPLKRWSSIQWPYGLEGATELLQMQPLHSSMIPDMGSGPRPDVSLLPNYGPKVLEATSQLMWKPSLLLDTMKLKPHVSLWNPSKNTHRSGYPVPHMEREQSPSLLLKEPSEQQPIQTHAVTPQVTVSQLLKGSSPRVRTFPSQDSVSTTFPEDS; this comes from the exons ATGGCGCACGAAGGCTCG TGCATCCCATTCACCATCAGCCAAGCCCGAGAGGCCATGTTGCAGATCACTGAATGGCGATTCCTTGCAAGGGATGAGGGTGAGACAGATGTGGCCGAAGACCCCACGTGGGGGGAGGATGAAGAGCCTAAGGCCAGCACCACAGACACCTGGGCTCAAGGCTCCGTGCCTGTGCTGCATGCACCTTCCCCTTCTATTCCCCCAGGACTCGAACACTCTGCCCAACCTGAG GCCACTGAGATTGAGGATCAGCTCACCTCAAGAAAGAAGAGTTGGATCTCAGTCCCTGAGGATCAGAGCATCTCTTTATGGGGGAAGCCTGAGTTAAAGCCTACCCCAGGTCCCCCTCCAACACCAGAACCCTCTTCACAAAGTCCCCAACACTTTGTTTTGCCCCATCCCTGTGCCGATTCGGCCCCTAACCTGAGCAATTATGCCTCTGTGGATCTTTCTGTATGGGAAAGTTCCCAGTTTTCTTTTGAAATAGCCAGCCCGGTGAGTCCACATCCTTCTATAGATCTGTCCATATGGACAAGTCCTCAGGTGTCCCTAACTTCACAGGCTGATCATATTCCATCTCTTTCACAGAGTTCCCAGATCCCTGTACACCACATTGGAGGTGGGGACAGCTCAGGCCAAGTGGAAGAGACAGTTTTACCTTCCCCCTACTATCTGTCTGTGCCTCTTCCACCATTTTTGGCTAGTCCTTCCTGGAACCTTCCAAAACTCCAGTCTGTCCCAACCCCCATCTCTTCACTAACCCCCTCTTTGCTCCCTGCTGCCTCTGCCAAGTTCATGCGCTTACAGAAGGGGCGGTCATACCTAGCATCAGGCCTGGTGTATGACAAGATGGGACGGATCATAGCCATGGATCCACTGGATCCTACCCATCTACCCCAGCACCAAATTCATCCACTGGCTAAAGTTGTAGTCCCTGAGGCAGAGGTCCACCCCCTAGATTCATACAAGGAACAAAGGAAGCATGTAAAGTATGGGAACGGGTACCGATTCAGGCTGCCTGGCCGCCACAGGCCCATACCCCATTTCCGTGGTGGTTTTCCTTTCCCCAGCCCAGGACTTCCCTTCCCAGCCCCTGGCATGGAGTTCCCCCTCCAGAGCCCCCTGAAGCGATGGTCTAGCATCCAATGGCCTTATGGATTGGAAGGGGCAACAGAGTTGTTACAGATGCAGCCATTGCATTCAAGTATGATTCCAGATATGGGGTCAGGACCAAGGCCTGATGTGAGTTTGCTTCCTAACTATGGTCCAAAAGTCCTTGAAGCCACCTCCCAGCTGATGTGGAAACCTTCCTTACTTCTGGACACAATGAAGCTGAAGCCTCACGTAAGCCTCTGGAATCCAAGCAAAAACACGCATAGAAGTGGTTATCCTGTTCCCCACATGGAGAGAGAGCAGTCCCCCAGCCTGCTGCTTAAGGAACCTTCTGAGCAACAACCCATCCAGACCCATGCGGTTACCCCTCAGGTCACTGTGTCTCAGCTGCTGAAGGGCTCCTCACCTAGAGTTCGGACCTTTCCCTCTCAGGACAGTGTCAGCACCACCTTCCCTGAGGACTCCTGA
- the C6H2orf81 gene encoding uncharacterized protein C2orf81 homolog isoform X2: MGIEEGEDVVGDILAELLARVMDATFKVYLAQQCIPFTISQAREAMLQITEWRFLARDEGETDVAEDPTWGEDEEPKASTTDTWAQGSVPVLHAPSPSIPPGLEHSAQPEATEIEDQLTSRKKSWISVPEDQSISLWGKPELKPTPGPPPTPEPSSQSPQHFVLPHPCADSAPNLSNYASVDLSVWESSQFSFEIASPVSPHPSIDLSIWTSPQVSLTSQADHIPSLSQSSQIPVHHIGGGDSSGQVEETVLPSPYYLSVPLPPFLASPSWNLPKLQSVPTPISSLTPSLLPAASAKFMRLQKGRSYLASGLVYDKMGRIIAMDPLDPTHLPQHQIHPLAKVVVPEAEVHPLDSYKEQRKHVKYGNGYRFRLPGRHRPIPHFRGGFPFPSPGLPFPAPGMEFPLQSPLKRWSSIQWPYGLEGATELLQMQPLHSSMIPDMGSGPRPDVSLLPNYGPKVLEATSQLMWKPSLLLDTMKLKPHVSLWNPSKNTHRSGYPVPHMEREQSPSLLLKEPSEQQPIQTHAVTPQVTVSQLLKGSSPRVRTFPSQDSVSTTFPEDS, from the exons ATGGGCATTGAGGAAGGTGAGGATGTGGTAGGAGATATCTTGGCTGAACTGCTGGCTCGTGTGATGGATGCAACCTTCAAGGTCTACCTGGCCCAGCAG TGCATCCCATTCACCATCAGCCAAGCCCGAGAGGCCATGTTGCAGATCACTGAATGGCGATTCCTTGCAAGGGATGAGGGTGAGACAGATGTGGCCGAAGACCCCACGTGGGGGGAGGATGAAGAGCCTAAGGCCAGCACCACAGACACCTGGGCTCAAGGCTCCGTGCCTGTGCTGCATGCACCTTCCCCTTCTATTCCCCCAGGACTCGAACACTCTGCCCAACCTGAG GCCACTGAGATTGAGGATCAGCTCACCTCAAGAAAGAAGAGTTGGATCTCAGTCCCTGAGGATCAGAGCATCTCTTTATGGGGGAAGCCTGAGTTAAAGCCTACCCCAGGTCCCCCTCCAACACCAGAACCCTCTTCACAAAGTCCCCAACACTTTGTTTTGCCCCATCCCTGTGCCGATTCGGCCCCTAACCTGAGCAATTATGCCTCTGTGGATCTTTCTGTATGGGAAAGTTCCCAGTTTTCTTTTGAAATAGCCAGCCCGGTGAGTCCACATCCTTCTATAGATCTGTCCATATGGACAAGTCCTCAGGTGTCCCTAACTTCACAGGCTGATCATATTCCATCTCTTTCACAGAGTTCCCAGATCCCTGTACACCACATTGGAGGTGGGGACAGCTCAGGCCAAGTGGAAGAGACAGTTTTACCTTCCCCCTACTATCTGTCTGTGCCTCTTCCACCATTTTTGGCTAGTCCTTCCTGGAACCTTCCAAAACTCCAGTCTGTCCCAACCCCCATCTCTTCACTAACCCCCTCTTTGCTCCCTGCTGCCTCTGCCAAGTTCATGCGCTTACAGAAGGGGCGGTCATACCTAGCATCAGGCCTGGTGTATGACAAGATGGGACGGATCATAGCCATGGATCCACTGGATCCTACCCATCTACCCCAGCACCAAATTCATCCACTGGCTAAAGTTGTAGTCCCTGAGGCAGAGGTCCACCCCCTAGATTCATACAAGGAACAAAGGAAGCATGTAAAGTATGGGAACGGGTACCGATTCAGGCTGCCTGGCCGCCACAGGCCCATACCCCATTTCCGTGGTGGTTTTCCTTTCCCCAGCCCAGGACTTCCCTTCCCAGCCCCTGGCATGGAGTTCCCCCTCCAGAGCCCCCTGAAGCGATGGTCTAGCATCCAATGGCCTTATGGATTGGAAGGGGCAACAGAGTTGTTACAGATGCAGCCATTGCATTCAAGTATGATTCCAGATATGGGGTCAGGACCAAGGCCTGATGTGAGTTTGCTTCCTAACTATGGTCCAAAAGTCCTTGAAGCCACCTCCCAGCTGATGTGGAAACCTTCCTTACTTCTGGACACAATGAAGCTGAAGCCTCACGTAAGCCTCTGGAATCCAAGCAAAAACACGCATAGAAGTGGTTATCCTGTTCCCCACATGGAGAGAGAGCAGTCCCCCAGCCTGCTGCTTAAGGAACCTTCTGAGCAACAACCCATCCAGACCCATGCGGTTACCCCTCAGGTCACTGTGTCTCAGCTGCTGAAGGGCTCCTCACCTAGAGTTCGGACCTTTCCCTCTCAGGACAGTGTCAGCACCACCTTCCCTGAGGACTCCTGA